A single window of Solanum dulcamara chromosome 5, daSolDulc1.2, whole genome shotgun sequence DNA harbors:
- the LOC129889719 gene encoding pentatricopeptide repeat-containing protein At5g46580, chloroplastic yields the protein MAAKFSTGLDIHCSIPYSSDTKLLYGSSSTKPSRLAIKRFTILCNSTSKSPKPNLNLEFDSSRKSPSLSEQLKPLSNTILDDPPNQARILSKPKSTWVNPTRPKPSVLSLQRQKRSSYSYNPQIRDLKNFARRLSECHFSDDAFLAVLEDIPHPPTRDNALLVLNSLRPWQKTLFFFNWIKTRNLFPLETIFYNVAMKSLRFGRQFQQIEELGFEMIESGIELDNITYSTIITCAKRCNLFDKAVEWFERMYKTGLMPDEVTYSAVLDVYAQLGKVEEVMSLYERGRASGWTPDPVAFAVLAKVFGAAGDYDGIRFVLQEMKSLEVQPNLVVYNSLLEAMGKAGKPGLARSLFEEMVDSGLTPDAKTLTALIKIYGKARWAIDALDLWERMKSNGWPMDFILYNTLLSMCADLGLEEEAETLFEDMRKSEHCRLDSWSYTAMLNIYGSVGNAEKAMALFEEMSKVGIEINVMGCTCLVQCFGRAKRIDDLVKVFEVSVQRGVKPDDRLCGCLLSVVSYCKGDDADKVLACLQQANPRLVTFVKMLENESTSYDMVKEEFRSILTNTSDDARRPFCNCLIDICRNRNRAERAHELLYLGTVYGLYPGLHTKTPEEWRLNVRALSVGAAQTAFEEWMRTLARIVQSEEPLPEVLSANTGAGTHKFSQGLANAFASHVEKFAAPFKQSEEKAGFFIATREDVVSWVQSKTAATA from the coding sequence ATGGCTGCAAAATTCTCTACTGGTCTAGACATCCATTGCAGCATACCTTACAGTTCAGACACAAAGCTTCTTTATGGTTCTTCTTCCACCAAACCATCAAGATTAGCCATCAAAAGATTCACTATTCTTTGCAATTCCACTTCAAAATCTCCAAAACCAAATCTAAATCTTGAATTTGATTCTTCAAGAAAAAGCCCCTCTCTTTCTGAACAACTAAAGCCACTTTCCAACACCATTCTTGATGACCCACCAAACCAGGCAAGAATTCTTTCTAAACCAAAGTCTACTTGGGTAAACCCCACTAGACCTAAACCTTCTGTGTTGTCTTTACAGcgtcagaagaggtcttcttaCTCTTATAATCCTCAAATTAGGGATCTTAAGAATTTTGCTAGGAGGTTGAGTGAGTGTCACTTTTCTGATGATGCTTTCTTGGCTGTTCTTGAAGATATCCCACATCCACCCACTAGAGATAATGCTTTGTTGGTGCTTAATAGCTTGAGGCCATGGCAAAAgactctttttttcttcaattggATCAAGACCCGGAATTTGTTTCCACTTGAAACTATCTTTTATAATGTTGCTATGAAGTCTTTGAGGTTTGGGAGGCAATTTCAGCAGATTGAGGAACTAGGTTTTGAGATGATTGAAAGTGGGATTGAGTTGGATAACATTACTTATTCTACTATTATCACTTGTGCTAAAAGGTGTAATCTTTTTGACAAGGCAGTGGAGTGGTTTGAGAGGATGTATAAGACTGGTTTGATGCCTGATGAAGTCACTTATTCTGCAGTTTTGGATGTGTATGCTCAGTTGGGAAAGGTTGAGGAGGTAATGAGCTTGTATGAGAGAGGGAGAGCTAGTGGATGGACTCCAGACCCTGTTGCTTTTGCTGTGTTGGCTAAAGTGTTTGGTGCAGCTGGGGATTATGATGGTATTAGGTTTGTGTTGCAAGAAATGAAGTCACTTGAAGTGCAGCCCAATTTGGTTGTGTATAATTCATTGTTAGAAGCAATGGGCAAGGCAGGGAAGCCTGGTTTGGCTAGGAGTCTATTTGAGGAAATGGTGGATTCAGGGCTTACCCCGGATGCGAAGACATTAACAGCATTAATCAAGATTTATGGGAAAGCAAGGTGGGCTATAGATGCTTTGGATCTTTGGGAAAGAATGAAGTCTAATGGATGGCCTATGGACTTCATTTTATACAATACATTGTTGAGTATGTGTGCAGATCTTGGGTTGGAGGAAGAGGCCGAGACGTTGTTTGAAGATATGAGGAAGTCGGAGCATTGTAGACTTGATAGTTGGAGCTATACAGCAATGCTTAACATATATGGAAGCGTAGGAAATGCAGAGAAAGCTATGGCATTGTTCGAGGAAATGTCTAAAGTAGGGATCGAGATTAACGTTATGGGATGCACTTGTTTGGTTCAGTGCTTTGGTAGAGCAaagaggatagatgatttggtCAAGGTGTTTGAAGTTTCAGTACAGAGAGGAGTCAAGCCAGATGATAGACTTTGTGGATGCTTGCTTTCAGTTGTATCCTATTGCAAGGGCGACGATGCAGATAAGGTCCTTGCTTGTCTACAACAAGCTAATCCAAGATTGGTAACCTTTGTCAAGATGCTAGAAAATGAGAGCACTAGCTATGACATGGTGAAAGAAGAGTTCAGGTCCATACTGACTAATACATCAGATGATGCTAGAAGGCCCTTCTGTAATTGTCTAATTGATATATGCAGAAACAGAAATCGCGCAGAGAGGGCTCACGAGCTCCTCTACTTGGGAACTGTATATGGACTATACCCAGGTTTGCATACTAAGACACCAGAAGAATGGCGATTGAACGTTCGAGCACTATCTGTTGGTGCAGCTCAAACGGCATTTGAAGAATGGATGAGAACACTGGCTAGAATTGTGCAAAGCGAAGAGCCCTTGCCGGAAGTGTTATCGGCAAACACAGGAGCTGGTACTCACAAGTTCTCACAGGGTTTGGCAAATGCCTTCGCTTCTCATGTGGAGAAGTTTGCTGCTCCTTTCAAACAGAGTGAAGAAAAGGCTGGTTTCTTCATTGCAACTCGTGAAGATGTTGTGTCATGGGTCCAATCAAAGACAGCTGCAACTgcttaa